A window of Lepidochelys kempii isolate rLepKem1 chromosome 1, rLepKem1.hap2, whole genome shotgun sequence contains these coding sequences:
- the LOC140898014 gene encoding olfactory receptor 51G2-like, translated as MSAVNDTNFNSAVLLFTGIPGQEDVHFWISIPFCLIYVISILGNSVILFIIKTDPTLHEPMYILLSMLAVTDLGLSISTIPSTLAVFLFNSREISLDACFAQLFFIHSFSFTESSILLLMAFDRFVAIHNPLRYASILTPSRIAKMGLVFVLRGVAVIFPLPFLLKRYRYCRISVLSHCYCINQEVMKAACSEISVSSIYGLFVTVSTVGLDSLLIFLSYVMILKTVLSIASHVERLRALSTCVSHLCAVLLFYVPVLGLSVIHRFAKNSSPLLPILIGYVYLVVPPLMNPIVYSVKSKHLRARIIRVFVK; from the coding sequence atgtcagctgtcaatgacaCCAACTTCAACTCTGCAGTGTTACTTTTCactgggatacctgggcaggaagacGTCCATTTCTGGATTTCCATCCCCTTCTGCTTAATATATGTTATTTCAATATtaggaaattcagtcattctgttcattataaaaacagatccaaccctccatgagcccatgtacattCTCCTTTCCATGTTGGCTGTCACAGACCTTGGTTTATCGATATCCACCATACCGTCAACACTGGCCGTATTCTTGTTTAACTCTAGGGAGATCAGCCTTGATGCCTGTTTtgcccagctgttcttcatccactcGTTTTCGTTCACTGAATCCTCCATACTCCTACTGATGGCCTTTGACCGCTTCGTTGCAATCCATAACCCGCTGAGATATGCTTCCATCTTAACCCCATCAAGAATAGCCAAGATGGGGCTAGTGTTTGTGCTAAGAGGGGTGGCCGTAATATTCCCACTCCCCTTTCTCCTGAAACGCTACCGATACTGTCGAATCAGTGTCCTCTCCCATTGCTACTGCATAAACCAGGAGGTCATGAAGGCCGCTTGCTCAGAGATCAGTGTCAGCAGCATCTATGGCTTGTTTGTTACAGTCTCCACGGTAGGGCTGGACTCGCTGCTCATCTTCCTCTCTTATGTGATGATCCTCAAAACAGTGCTGAGCATTGCATCCCACGTGGAGCGCCTCAGGGCCCTGAGCACCTGCGTCTCCCACCTCTGCGCCGTCCTTCTCTTCTACGTGCCAGTGCTCGGCTTGTCTGTGATACACAGATTCGCAAAGAACTCTTCTCCCTTGCTTCCAATTCTCATTGGCTATGTCTACCTAGTAGTCCCACCCCTGATGAACCCAATTGTGTACAGCGTGAAAAGCAAACACCTTCGTGCGAGGATAATCAGGGTGTTTGTCAAGTGA